In one Pirellulales bacterium genomic region, the following are encoded:
- the rbfA gene encoding 30S ribosome-binding factor RbfA, producing the protein MSARRLLKAAEAIREVVSMAILTELRDPRIRDVTVTHVEVSPDMRNAKVHVSIMGDETRQNLSLRGLQSAAGFLQAKIAERIDTRYTPRLMFMLDQGVKKSIEIAQLLRQVLPPEDETHEVDVEEANVEEDEIDTPESADAASDENRTRAADRRHRPR; encoded by the coding sequence ATGTCCGCTCGCCGCCTCCTGAAAGCCGCCGAAGCCATCCGCGAAGTGGTGAGCATGGCCATATTAACCGAGTTGAGGGACCCGCGGATTCGCGATGTGACGGTGACGCACGTGGAAGTTTCGCCGGACATGCGGAACGCCAAAGTTCACGTTTCGATCATGGGCGACGAGACGAGGCAGAATTTGAGCCTGCGCGGGCTGCAAAGCGCGGCGGGATTTTTACAAGCGAAAATTGCGGAGCGGATAGACACGCGATACACGCCGCGGCTGATGTTCATGCTTGACCAGGGAGTGAAAAAATCGATTGAGATCGCGCAGCTTCTGAGGCAAGTGCTGCCGCCTGAGGACGAAACGCACGAGGTGGATGTTGAAGAAGCGAACGTTGAGGAAGACGAAATCGACACACCAGAAAGTGCTGATGCCGCGTCCGATGAAAACCGCACGCGGGCCGCGGACCGCCGACATCGACCGCGGTAA